The Actinomycetota bacterium DNA window TACAGCCGTCGACGGCGAGGACGCTCTGGCCCGCCTCGCTCAAAAGGCGGTAGATTGCGTGGTCACGGATATAGAGATGCCGCGGATGAACGGTTTCGATTTGACATCGGCTATCAGAAAAAAGGACGACCTCAAGGATACCCCCATCATCATGGTCACTTCATGCAGCTCTGACAGTGATAAAAAACGGGGGATCGAAGTCGGCGCCAACGCTTATGTGATCAAGGGCAGCTTCGACCAGCAGAAACTTCTGACGACCATTGAACGGCTGGTAGCCTGAAGGGCTGCGGCATGGAAGCTCACTTGAATCTAAATGAAACCAAGAAGGTCCGCGTGCTGATCGCGGATGATTCTCCTACGGTGCGTTTGATGCTTTGCCGGATGCTGGAGATGGACTCCGGCATCAAGGTCGTAGGCACCGCCAGCGACGGCCGCGAAGCCGTGGAGCAGGTTGCCGCCCTGGAGCCGGATCTGGTCACCATGGATGTCAACATGCCGATCATGGACGGGCTGGCGGCCATAGAGCACATCATGGCTTACAATCCGGTGCCGGTGCTGGTGGTCAGCTCCGTCGTCGGAAGAGACAACACCGCCAATGCCGCCCGGGCGCTCGGAGCCGGAGCCGTCGACGTCATCTGCAAGCCGGCGCCCAAGACATTGGACGAGTTCAACAATGTCGCCGCCGATCTGAGGGCCAAGATCAAGCTGCTCTCTCGAGTCAGGGTCATAACACATCCGCGCGCCAGACTTCTGAACAAGATCATCAAGCCAGTAGAGATCCGCACGACCTCCGGAGCGGTCGAAGAACACAAGATAGTCGCCATCGGCTCTTCGACAGGCGGCCCTCAGGCTCTGCAGCGGATCCTGTGCAGCCTTCCCGCGGATTTCACGGCCAGAGTCGTCATCGTCCAGCATATCGCCCGTGGATTCACCGACGGTCTGATCGAATGGCTTTCTTCCAGTTGCAAGATGGATATCATCAAGGGCAGCGATGGACATCTGCTGGAGCCGGGCGAGGTCGTCATCGCTCCGGATGGAATCCACATGATCGTCACCACTTCCGGGCGGATACAACTGGTGGAGCGTCAGATCCCAGGTCCGCACAAGCCGTCCATAGATGTGTTGCTCGAGTCTGTTGCCGATGTATATGGAAAGAAAGCAGTTGGCGTCATCCTCACCGGCATGGGCCGTGATGGCGCCCAGGGGATCAAGGCTATCCACGACCGTGGCGGCCACACGATCGCACAGGACAAGAACACTTCGGTGATCTTCAGCATGGCCAAGGAGGCCATTAAACTGGGCGGCGTCGACAGGGTCGTGCCGTTATCCGCAGTCGGCAGACTGCTACTGGAGTTTTCATAAGCCATGGAAGCCATTCAGGAACAGGAAAATTTTTACAGGGTGCTGGTTGCTGAAGACAGCCCGACCCAGCGCCAGATAATCATGTCCGTCTTACATGGCGAGGGCTACGAGGTGATCCTGGCCTGCGACGGAATAGAGGCAGTGACCCAGGCGTTCTGCGAAGGACCCGACTTGATCGTGCTGGATATCGAGATGCCCAGGATGAACGGCTATCAGGTCTGCCGCCTGCTCAAGGATGACCGGCGCACGGCCCACATACCGGTTGTCATGCTGACCAGCCGGTCGCAGGAGACTGACAAGTTCTGGGGGCTGAAGACCGGCGCCGACCGTTATGTGACCAAGGATTTTAAGCTGACCGGCCTTGCCAGCAGCATCGGTGAGCTCCTGGCACAGCAGGACAGCAGCGTTCAGGACCGTCCCGGCAAGGGTGACGCGCTCGGAATAAAACAGGAAGACACCGACGTTCTGACGAGGGTCAACGAGCTTCTGGACCGCAAGCTCTACGAGGCCACTATCATCAACGAGATCAGCAAGCTCAATACCTTGAGCGAGGACTGCGCCGTTACCGTCAGCTCGGTGTTGACTGTGATATCAAAGGTCACTGATTGTCATGTGGCTTCGGTCCTGCTGGTTGGAGAGCGCGAGCTGATAATGCATATCCAGAATCCGGTGGGCAATGAATACTTTGAGTCATCGAGAGCCCGGGCATTTGCCGCTGCGCAAGAATATCTGCATCCGGGAACGACGTTGAACCAGGTGCGGGTGATCATGGATGCAGATCCTGAATTTCTTGAAGAAGGCAACGGTGAGTTCAATACATACAGGTCCTCCCTGTCGATCCAGCTTAAGGCGAGGGGAGAAACCATCGCCGTGCTGACGCTCGACAGCCCCAAGCAGGATGCCTTTAATGAGGACATAAGGCAGGTGCTGCACATAGTGGAATATCCGGTCAGCGTCGTGGTCGACAACGCCAGGCTTCATGAAGGCACCAAGAGGCTGGCGATCACCGACGGCCTGACCAGGCTGTACAATCACAGGCATTTTTACGAACTGCTCGAACAGGAATTCCAGCGCACCAGGCGCTTCAAGACGCAGCTGTCCATGGTGATGATCGACATAGATTTCTTCAAACAAATCAATGACACCTACGGCCATCAGGTCGGGGATGATATCCTCATGGAGATGTCGGTGGTGATTCAGAAACAGGTGCGCGACGTCGATATCCTGGCGCGTTACGGCGGCGAGGAGTTTGCGATTTTGCTGCCGCAGACCGGCCTGCAGCAGGCGCGCGCTGTGGCTGAAAGGATCAGGGAGGCCGTTGAGACCAACGAGTTCAAGATTCCTGACGGCATGATCAGGATGACTATAAGTCTCGGTATAACCTCCTATCCGGAGTGCGGGATCGACAACCAGACAGAACTTGTCCAGACAGCGGACGCAGCAATGTATGAGGCCAAGAAGGCCGGCAAGAACAGAGTCGAAGTAGGTGGAATCAAATGACAACGGCAAAACAGTATGAGCTAACCGAAGAAGATTTTGAGCGCTTCAGGAAGCTGATCAACCAGAGCAGCGGCATCTTTTTCGATCGCAGCAAAAGGGACCTGCTGCGCCTGGGGCTGACCGACCGCGCCGAGGCGACCGGGGCCGGCACCCTGTCGCAATATTACGAGATGCTTACGAGTGTTCCCGATCGCGAGATCGAGCTGAGAAGGCTCCTCGATCATCTGTCGGTTCAGGAAACGCAGTTTTTCCGCAACCTGCCTCAGTTCGATGCCTTGAGGAAGTACGTCATTCCGGAGATAATCAGGCGCAAGGTGGATAACTTCCGCAGCCTCAGACTTTGGAGCGCCGGCTGCTCCACGGGGCAGGAGCCTTATACGCTGGCCATGAGCATACTCGACGTCTTGCCTGATCCTGATACCTGGAATGTGCAGATCCTGGGGACGGATCTGAGCGATACGGCGCTGGCCACAGCGGAGAGGGGCTGGTATCCGGAGGCGAAGCTGACCGGTCTGGATCGCGAGCACCGGCAACGATATTTCCGTGAGCAGGATGGCGGCTATATGGTCGCTGAGCCGGTGCGCCGGCTGGTTCACTTCGCCCGTCACAACATGGTCACGGACGGTCTGCCGATCAGCATCTTCGGAACCTGCGACGTCATCTTCTGCCGCAACGTCATCATTTATTACACACACGAGACCGCCAAGTATGTGATCGAGCAGTTCTTCGACATCATGAACCCCGGCGGATACCTTTTCCTTGGCCATTCAGAAACGCTCTGGAAGATGTCAGCTAAGTACAGCCTGGTGGAGATGGGCGACGCTTTCATCTACAAGAAGTCGCTGCCGCGATCGATGGAAGGGCGCCGTTTTATTCCCGACAGGCGTCTGCGCGATGGCTCGCTGCCGCCGCATGTCGATGTCGACCGAAGGAAGAAGATGAACCGGCGCAATGCCGAGCAGCCTCAGGACCTGATCGAGGGCTCGGCCGTGAAGGAGCCTGAGGCCGAAGCCGATGCCGGCGAGGCCCTGGTGAGCAAGGCCCGGACCAGCCTCGAGCTGGGCGATTATGAGAAAGCCATCGAGTGTCTGAACGAAGCCAACAGCCGCGACGGTGACGGCGCCGAGGCGCATTTCCTCCAGGGGCTGGCATATGAATGCAAGAATGACCTTGAAGCGGCGATCGAATCTTTCCGCAAAGCGATCTATTGTGACGGCACCCACAGCCTGGCATATTTCCACGTTGCCAACTGCCTCGAGCGGCTTGGCCGATTCAAATCGGCTATCAGGGAATATCGCAGCGCTGTCAATGCCCTCAAAAAAGACGATCCTTCCCGCTGGGAGATCGAGCTCGACGCCTTCGATCACGAATCGCTGGTAAACCTCTGCCAGTGGAAAGTGGAAAACCTCGGCAGCATGGAAAACTAGGCCGTCCTTCCCCGGCAACCCGCACCCTGTGGTAATATTTCCTGTCGGACGCCTTGCGCGCCCGCAATGGGAAATTTAACGAACAGGGGAACGGTTTGGTCTCTCACGACGACGTCAATCATGTCGCTAAACTAGCACGGCTCAAGGTCGATCCCGCCGAACTGGACCGCTTTGCCGATCAGTTATCGTCGATCCTCGGCCACGTCGACAAGATGTCCGCTCTGGACCTTGCCGACGTGACGCCGACCTCCCACGTCATCAGACTCTCGAATGTGTTCCGTGAGGACGAGCCGCGGCCGTCGGTGGGGCGCGATGAGGCCCTGGCCAACGGTCCCGATGTGGAGCGGGGAGCATTTAAGGTCCCGCCGATCCTGGAGGCCTAAGCCTTGAACCTCCTTCGGCTCACGGCAACCGATGCTCTGGCCCTGATGGAAAGTGGCGAGCTGTCGTCAGCGGAACTGACTGACGCCTGCCTTTCCCAGATAGAACGCCATGACGCCGGCGTCTCCGCGTTTCTGAAAGTAACAGCTGACCAGGCGCGTGAGCGTGCCGCGGCAGCTGATGCCGTTGTCGGCGAGCGTCTTCCTCTTCTGGGCCTGCCGACTGCCATCAAGGACGTGCTCTGTACCCGCGGGGTCACCACTACCTGCGCTTCCAGAATGCTCGAGAACTACAATCCCATTTACACGGCCACCTGCGTCGAGCAGATGACCACGGCCGGGATAGTCTCACTTGGCAAGACCAACATGGATGAGTTCGCCATGGGCTCCTCGACTGAGAACTCTGCCTTTGGCCCCACGCGGAACCCCTGGGACCTCGAGCGCGTGCCGGGAGGGTCCAGCGGCGGCTCGGCCGCGGCTGTAGCGGCCGGTGAAGCTGTCTGGGCGCTGGGGTCCGACACGGGAGGCTCCATCCGCCAGCCGGCGGCTCTTTGCGGCGTGGTCGGCCTCAAACCGACCTACGGCAGCGTGTCGAGATATGGGCTGGTGGCTTTCGCCTCTTCCTTCGATCAGGTAGGGCCGCTGACGAAATCCGTGAAAGACGCGGCGTTGATGCTGAAATATCTCGTCGGCAAGGATCCTCTCGATTCCACCTCGGTGAAGTATCCCGAAACGGTGAAGATTCCCGAAGATAAGGACCTGACGGGGGTGAGGATCGGCGTCATCAAAGAGCTGCTGGTGGAAGGCATCGATCCGATCGTCCGGGAAGTCTTCGATCGCGCGGTAAAGACGCTGGAAAAGGCCGGGGCTGTCATCACTGAGGCCAGCCTGCCTCATTCGCAGTATGCGCTGCCGGCGTACTACATCCTGGCGCCGGCGGAGGCAAGCGCCAACCTGGCGCGCTTCGATGGCGTTCGTTACGGATTCCGCGCCGGGGGCGGCGACGACGTCACCGCCATGTACGAGGAGACCCGCAGCCAGGGCTTCGGCGAGGAGGTCAAGCGCCGCATCATGCTCGGTACTTATGCGCTTTCCTCAGGGTATTACGAAGCATATTACGGCCAGGCCCAGAAGGTCCGCACCCTGGTCGTGCAGGACTTCGAGGAAGCTTTCAGGCAGGTCGATCTGCTGATCTCGCCGACGTCTCCGACGACGGCATTCAAGCTGGGCGAGCGCACCGCTGACCCGCTGAACATGTATCTTTCCGACATCTGCACCATCCCCGTGAACCTGGCGGGGCTGCCGGGCATCTCCATTCCCGCCGGCCTGGCGGAGGGGCTGCCGGTGGGCCTGCAGATAATCGGCAAGGCTTTCGCCGAGAACGAGCTGCTGCAGGCGGCACGCGGTGCCGAGATGGCGATCGGCTTTGACGGTGTCTCGCCGCTGGTCGAAGGACAGGATAAATGAATTACGAACCGGTGATCGGCCTCGAGATACACGTCGAGCTCTCGACGAAAAGCAAGATGTTCTGTGGCTGCCGGGTCGAGTTCGGCGGGGAGCCCAACACCCGCACCTGCCCGGTCTGCCTGGCGCATCCCGGCGCCCTGCCGGTGATGAACCGGCAGGCGATTCGTTATCTGACCAGGATCTCCCTGGCGCTTGATTGTGAGATCCCCGGGAAGAGCATCTTCCACCGCAAGAATTATTTTTATCCCGATCTTCCCAAGGGTTATCAGATATCACAGTACGACCAGCCTTTCGCCGTCGAGGGCGAGCTGCATGTGGCCGTCGAGGGAGAGATCTTCCGCGTCGGCATAGAGCGCGTCCACCAGGAGGAGGACACCGCCAAGAACATCCACGCCGGCGAGACCGGCCGCATCGCCGGGTCTCTCTATTCCCTGATCGATTTCAACCGCTCCGGGACGCCGTTGGTAGAGATTGTCACCAAACCGGAGATCCACTCCCCGCAGGCGGCGCGGGCATTCCTCAACAAGCTCAAGAACACCCTGCTTTACCTGGATGTGTCTGACTGCAACATGGAGGAAGGGTCGCTTCGCTGCGACGCCAACGTTTCCCTGAGGCCGGTGGGCGCCACCGGGCTGGGGGTCAAGACCGAGCTCAAGAACATGAACAGCTTCAAGCACCTGGAAAAGGGGTTGGCCCAGGAGATCGCCCGCCAGCTGGCGCTGCTGGAAGACGGCCGCAAGGTCGTCCAGCAGACAGTGCATTTCGATGTCGCCAGCGGCGAGATCAGCCCCCTGAGATCCAAGGAATTTGCCCACGACTACCGTTATTTTCCCGAGCCGGACCTGGTGCCGCTGGTCGCTACCGCCGATTTCGTCGATGAGGTGCGGGCGGAGATGCCGGAGCTGCCCGAGGCGCGCAGCAGGCGCTTCATGGAGACACTGGGCCTTCCCGGATACGATGCCGAAGTGCTGACATCGAGCCGGGAGCTTGCTGACTATTATGAGGAATGCCTGGCGCACTACGGTTACGCGAAGGTATTGAGCAACTGGGTCATGGGAGAGCTGCTGGGCTACCTCAACGCCACCGGCCAGGAGCTGGGCGATCTCAAGGTCAGCCCTGAGCAGCTGGCGGCGCTCATAAAGCTGGTCGACGGTGGCTCTATCAACGCCAAGACCGGCAAGGAAGTCTTCGCCGAGATGTGCGATACAGGCAAGGACCCCGCGGAGATCGTCGAGGCCAGGGGGCTATCACAGATCTCCGACCAGTCAGAGCTGGCGGCGCTGATCGACAAGGCCATCGCCGACAACCCCAAACAGGTGGAACAATATCGCGCCGGCAAGCAACAGGTCGTTGGCTTTTTTGTCGGCCAGGTGATGAAGGCGACCCGGGGGCGCGCCAACCCGCAGGCCGTAAACGAGATGCTCCGAAAAAAACTCGCCGGCTAGGGCCGGCCTTCAGGGCCCTTTTTATTATGGAACCTCTTTTCATTCCCGCAACCATGATGACTCAGCACCCCGACAGCGCCTCGCGCTATGTCTCGGTGCGCGACGAACCCCTCGAGGCGATCGACGCCCTGACGGCGATGCCTATCGGACTGGGCCTGGAAGAAGTCATGGTCGACTACGAGGGCAAGCTGACTCCCTATCATCAGACCGCGGAGATAGCCCTGGGGCTGCGCGAGCGGGGGCTGGTGCCGGGACGGGACGTGCTGGTGACGCCGCGGATCCCCAGCGCCACCAAGGAGACGGTCTTCCATCAGCTGATGGCGCTCATGAGCGTGATCGAATCGAATTATCAACTGGGCTCCTCCAAGGGTGACGGCCGCATCCGCGAGGTCATCGTCCCCATGGTGGAGACGGCGTCGGAGCTGGTGGACGTGCGCCGGCGGGTGCAGGACGTGGTCGAGCTGGGGCACAAGGAGTTCGGCATCTCGCGCGATCCCAATTCCATCCAGGTCGTCCCTTTGATCGAGGAAGTGCCGGAGCTGCTCTCGGCGGGACGGTTCCTTGCGGAATACATCAGGCAGGTAGCCGCCGCAGGTTATGAGATTCCCTATCTGAGGGTGATGCTCGGGCGCAGCGACTCGGCCATGGTATACGGCATGGTGCCTTCAGTGCTGGCGGTCAAGACCGCGATCTCTGACCTTTTTGCCATGGGGAAGGATTTTGGCATTGAGGCCTATCCGATCCTCGGTGGTGGCGTGCTGCCCTTCCGGGGACACGTCAGCCTCGAAAATTTCACACAGCTGACCACCGATTTCGCCGGCATCAGGACGGTGACGGTGCAGTCAGGCCTTCGTTACGATTCGGGCAGCGAGGCGGCACGGCAGGTGGCGATCAAGGCGGCCGAGGAGCTGCCGGGAGTGCCGCCGCTGGCATTCAGCGCCGCCGAGCGCGACGAATTGACCGGGCTGATCGGCATCTTCACACGCCCGTATCTGGAGAGCTTCAATGAGCTGCTGCCGAGCGTCATCGCCCTGTCGGAGCTGATGCCGCGCCAGCGGGACCGTCTGGCGCGCAAGAGCGCCGTAGGCTACGCCCGGGCGGCCGCCCAGCCGCAGAAGCTGGCGGCGGAGATCCTTTCCGGGGAGATCTCGGACGCGGTGGCGGCGATAGTCCCGGCTACCGCCCGCAACCTGCCGCGGGCGATAAGTTTCACCGGAGCGCTCTATTCAATCGGCTTGCCGCCGGAATTCATCGGCACCGGGCGCGGCCTGGCCGAGCTGGCCCGGCGCCGTGGTGACGAAGGCCTCAAGCGGCTGCTGCAGCTGTATCCGGGGCTCAGGGCCGATATGGCACAGGCTGCCCGCTATGCCAACC harbors:
- the cheB gene encoding chemotaxis-specific protein-glutamate methyltransferase CheB — encoded protein: MNLNETKKVRVLIADDSPTVRLMLCRMLEMDSGIKVVGTASDGREAVEQVAALEPDLVTMDVNMPIMDGLAAIEHIMAYNPVPVLVVSSVVGRDNTANAARALGAGAVDVICKPAPKTLDEFNNVAADLRAKIKLLSRVRVITHPRARLLNKIIKPVEIRTTSGAVEEHKIVAIGSSTGGPQALQRILCSLPADFTARVVIVQHIARGFTDGLIEWLSSSCKMDIIKGSDGHLLEPGEVVIAPDGIHMIVTTSGRIQLVERQIPGPHKPSIDVLLESVADVYGKKAVGVILTGMGRDGAQGIKAIHDRGGHTIAQDKNTSVIFSMAKEAIKLGGVDRVVPLSAVGRLLLEFS
- a CDS encoding diguanylate cyclase — encoded protein: MEAIQEQENFYRVLVAEDSPTQRQIIMSVLHGEGYEVILACDGIEAVTQAFCEGPDLIVLDIEMPRMNGYQVCRLLKDDRRTAHIPVVMLTSRSQETDKFWGLKTGADRYVTKDFKLTGLASSIGELLAQQDSSVQDRPGKGDALGIKQEDTDVLTRVNELLDRKLYEATIINEISKLNTLSEDCAVTVSSVLTVISKVTDCHVASVLLVGERELIMHIQNPVGNEYFESSRARAFAAAQEYLHPGTTLNQVRVIMDADPEFLEEGNGEFNTYRSSLSIQLKARGETIAVLTLDSPKQDAFNEDIRQVLHIVEYPVSVVVDNARLHEGTKRLAITDGLTRLYNHRHFYELLEQEFQRTRRFKTQLSMVMIDIDFFKQINDTYGHQVGDDILMEMSVVIQKQVRDVDILARYGGEEFAILLPQTGLQQARAVAERIREAVETNEFKIPDGMIRMTISLGITSYPECGIDNQTELVQTADAAMYEAKKAGKNRVEVGGIK
- a CDS encoding tetratricopeptide repeat protein yields the protein MTTAKQYELTEEDFERFRKLINQSSGIFFDRSKRDLLRLGLTDRAEATGAGTLSQYYEMLTSVPDREIELRRLLDHLSVQETQFFRNLPQFDALRKYVIPEIIRRKVDNFRSLRLWSAGCSTGQEPYTLAMSILDVLPDPDTWNVQILGTDLSDTALATAERGWYPEAKLTGLDREHRQRYFREQDGGYMVAEPVRRLVHFARHNMVTDGLPISIFGTCDVIFCRNVIIYYTHETAKYVIEQFFDIMNPGGYLFLGHSETLWKMSAKYSLVEMGDAFIYKKSLPRSMEGRRFIPDRRLRDGSLPPHVDVDRRKKMNRRNAEQPQDLIEGSAVKEPEAEADAGEALVSKARTSLELGDYEKAIECLNEANSRDGDGAEAHFLQGLAYECKNDLEAAIESFRKAIYCDGTHSLAYFHVANCLERLGRFKSAIREYRSAVNALKKDDPSRWEIELDAFDHESLVNLCQWKVENLGSMEN
- the gatC gene encoding Asp-tRNA(Asn)/Glu-tRNA(Gln) amidotransferase subunit GatC, translating into MVSHDDVNHVAKLARLKVDPAELDRFADQLSSILGHVDKMSALDLADVTPTSHVIRLSNVFREDEPRPSVGRDEALANGPDVERGAFKVPPILEA
- the gatA gene encoding Asp-tRNA(Asn)/Glu-tRNA(Gln) amidotransferase subunit GatA, with amino-acid sequence MESGELSSAELTDACLSQIERHDAGVSAFLKVTADQARERAAAADAVVGERLPLLGLPTAIKDVLCTRGVTTTCASRMLENYNPIYTATCVEQMTTAGIVSLGKTNMDEFAMGSSTENSAFGPTRNPWDLERVPGGSSGGSAAAVAAGEAVWALGSDTGGSIRQPAALCGVVGLKPTYGSVSRYGLVAFASSFDQVGPLTKSVKDAALMLKYLVGKDPLDSTSVKYPETVKIPEDKDLTGVRIGVIKELLVEGIDPIVREVFDRAVKTLEKAGAVITEASLPHSQYALPAYYILAPAEASANLARFDGVRYGFRAGGGDDVTAMYEETRSQGFGEEVKRRIMLGTYALSSGYYEAYYGQAQKVRTLVVQDFEEAFRQVDLLISPTSPTTAFKLGERTADPLNMYLSDICTIPVNLAGLPGISIPAGLAEGLPVGLQIIGKAFAENELLQAARGAEMAIGFDGVSPLVEGQDK
- the gatB gene encoding Asp-tRNA(Asn)/Glu-tRNA(Gln) amidotransferase subunit GatB, which translates into the protein MNYEPVIGLEIHVELSTKSKMFCGCRVEFGGEPNTRTCPVCLAHPGALPVMNRQAIRYLTRISLALDCEIPGKSIFHRKNYFYPDLPKGYQISQYDQPFAVEGELHVAVEGEIFRVGIERVHQEEDTAKNIHAGETGRIAGSLYSLIDFNRSGTPLVEIVTKPEIHSPQAARAFLNKLKNTLLYLDVSDCNMEEGSLRCDANVSLRPVGATGLGVKTELKNMNSFKHLEKGLAQEIARQLALLEDGRKVVQQTVHFDVASGEISPLRSKEFAHDYRYFPEPDLVPLVATADFVDEVRAEMPELPEARSRRFMETLGLPGYDAEVLTSSRELADYYEECLAHYGYAKVLSNWVMGELLGYLNATGQELGDLKVSPEQLAALIKLVDGGSINAKTGKEVFAEMCDTGKDPAEIVEARGLSQISDQSELAALIDKAIADNPKQVEQYRAGKQQVVGFFVGQVMKATRGRANPQAVNEMLRKKLAG
- the ppcA gene encoding phosphoenolpyruvate carboxylase, with the protein product MTQHPDSASRYVSVRDEPLEAIDALTAMPIGLGLEEVMVDYEGKLTPYHQTAEIALGLRERGLVPGRDVLVTPRIPSATKETVFHQLMALMSVIESNYQLGSSKGDGRIREVIVPMVETASELVDVRRRVQDVVELGHKEFGISRDPNSIQVVPLIEEVPELLSAGRFLAEYIRQVAAAGYEIPYLRVMLGRSDSAMVYGMVPSVLAVKTAISDLFAMGKDFGIEAYPILGGGVLPFRGHVSLENFTQLTTDFAGIRTVTVQSGLRYDSGSEAARQVAIKAAEELPGVPPLAFSAAERDELTGLIGIFTRPYLESFNELLPSVIALSELMPRQRDRLARKSAVGYARAAAQPQKLAAEILSGEISDAVAAIVPATARNLPRAISFTGALYSIGLPPEFIGTGRGLAELARRRGDEGLKRLLQLYPGLRADMAQAARYANLDAAAAYLPGHLAAQLAVDFEEVSSRLGIEIGPASADDRRYHVLLETVQPMLKELVANEEEWGGESADRDLVTEWICRLGRLRGSLG